A window from Enterocloster bolteae encodes these proteins:
- a CDS encoding YhcH/YjgK/YiaL family protein has translation MISSSIYTNEDLGKYPEGIQKALEYLMSRDFTQMEPGTYAIDGKDIYAMVMDITTCASADKRPEIHKKYADVQFVAKGREMLGFAPDIGDLTITDGKEEGDIYFYDDVGDESFLIATKGCYNIFFPNDIHRPGCMVEHPGKVRKVVVKVSMDRV, from the coding sequence ATGATATCTTCATCTATTTATACCAATGAGGACCTGGGAAAATATCCGGAGGGAATCCAGAAAGCCCTGGAATATCTTATGAGCAGGGATTTTACACAGATGGAACCAGGCACATATGCCATTGACGGAAAGGATATATATGCGATGGTAATGGATATAACAACCTGTGCTTCCGCAGATAAAAGACCAGAAATACATAAGAAGTATGCAGATGTACAGTTTGTTGCAAAGGGAAGAGAAATGTTGGGATTTGCTCCGGATATAGGAGATTTGACCATTACAGATGGGAAGGAAGAAGGAGATATTTACTTCTATGACGATGTGGGAGACGAGAGCTTTCTCATAGCAACCAAAGGCTGCTATAACATTTTTTTTCCAAATGATATCCACCGTCCGGGATGTATGGTGGAACACCCTGGAAAGGTGAGGAAAGTGGTTGTGAAGGTGAGCATGGACAGGGTATAG
- a CDS encoding HpcH/HpaI aldolase family protein — MRENKMKQILDEGKLAVGMGIFTGSPIVVQMIGYSGFDFVFIDMEHTPVTIDRELQALIIAANESGMGTCVRVKYNDEVLIRTTAEFGADAVVVPHCRTAEDARKMVQAVRFPPYGVRGSATDCRSAGYGCYPDFNFGEYVEKCNRETLIIPLAEDPEFFDNMDEILDVEGLGGVQLGPSDLALGLGIKETYNFDNPQVKSRFERLFKKAKEKGIPLMGPIAPPNLERAIEMAENGVRVMTLRNDVTNFKMLLAGLRKDVYIPLKKHFETV; from the coding sequence ATGAGAGAAAATAAGATGAAACAAATATTGGATGAAGGTAAGCTGGCAGTGGGAATGGGGATATTCACAGGAAGCCCTATCGTGGTCCAGATGATAGGATACTCAGGATTTGATTTTGTCTTTATTGATATGGAGCATACACCTGTGACCATTGACAGGGAACTGCAGGCATTGATCATTGCTGCCAATGAGAGCGGAATGGGGACATGCGTCCGTGTCAAGTATAATGACGAGGTACTGATTCGCACAACTGCTGAGTTCGGGGCAGACGCAGTAGTGGTTCCGCATTGCCGTACAGCTGAAGATGCCAGAAAAATGGTACAGGCTGTCAGGTTCCCTCCTTATGGTGTGAGAGGCTCAGCCACGGATTGCAGAAGCGCAGGCTATGGTTGCTATCCTGACTTTAATTTTGGAGAGTATGTTGAAAAATGCAACCGGGAGACATTGATAATACCACTGGCAGAGGACCCTGAATTCTTTGATAATATGGATGAGATACTGGATGTGGAGGGACTGGGGGGAGTGCAGCTAGGGCCATCGGATCTGGCGCTTGGCTTGGGTATTAAAGAGACATATAACTTTGACAACCCACAGGTGAAGAGTCGGTTTGAACGTTTGTTTAAAAAGGCCAAAGAAAAAGGCATTCCGCTGATGGGTCCCATCGCGCCTCCCAATCTGGAGCGGGCAATTGAGATGGCGGAAAATGGAGTCAGGGTAATGACGCTGAGAAACGATGTAACGAATTTCAAGATGCTCTTAGCCGGCCTGAGGAAGGATGTCTATATTCCGTTAAAAAAGCATTTTGAGACTGTATAG